One window from the genome of Natator depressus isolate rNatDep1 chromosome 27, rNatDep2.hap1, whole genome shotgun sequence encodes:
- the CSF3 gene encoding granulocyte colony-stimulating factor — MAVLPLLVSTVLCLGCTMLHAAPLPEFSGDQDFQQFLQKDLEYIRKIKGDVAQVQELVCTTLQLCNEEELMLVKQKLGISQAPLNQCHSKTFQVDACFSQIRDGLQIYHGHLAILLQLLPAHSSLVDALRLDVSNLSTNIQQQMEDLGLNTVTYLKAEGHGTLPSLSSDFDKQASGFIIPANFKRFLEAAFRALRHLTLV, encoded by the exons ATGG CTGTTCTGCCGTTGCTAGTCAGCACTGTGCTGTGTTTGGGGTGCACCATGCTGCACGCGGCTCCCCTGCCAGAGTTCTCCGGGGATCAGGATTTCCAGCAATTCCTGCAGAAGGACCTGGAATACATCCGCAAAATCAAAGGGGACGTCGCCCAGGTGCAGGAGCTTGTG TGCACGACCCTTCAGCTCTGCAACGAGGAGGAGCTGATGCTTGTCAAGCAAAAACTGGGCATTTCCCAGGCTCCGCTGAACCAGTGTCACAGCAAGACCTTCCAAGTG GATGCCTGCTTCAGCCAGATCCGGGATGGACTTCAAATCTACCACGGCCACCTCGccatcctcctccagctcctgccggCTCACTCCAGCCTAGTGGATGCCCTCCGGCTGGACGTCTCGAACCTGTCCACTAACATCCAGCAGCAG ATGGAGGATCTGGGGCTGAACACGGTGACGTACCTCAAGGCCGAGGGCCATGGCACCCTCCCCAGCCTCTCGTCCGACTTCGACAAACAAGCCAGCGGATTCATCATCCCCGCCAACTTCAAGCGCTTCCTGGAGGCGGCCTTCCGGGCCCTCCGCCACCTCACGCTGGTGTGA